The Lycium barbarum isolate Lr01 chromosome 12, ASM1917538v2, whole genome shotgun sequence genome includes a region encoding these proteins:
- the LOC132623569 gene encoding GATA transcription factor 5-like, whose translation MLNQTQHHSFFSPFNPFPISSLSPHPPSSSSLSIQGMDCVEGALKSSFMPETPLKMTQNQAYGDDLLTTGNGQSEDFFVDDLLDFNGFVEGEGDQVQEEENQRGEEDNSVHKPFPVSPLEKTEGKEVEVEKDIVTISVPVKEDFASLPVSELTVPADDLDSLEWLSHFVEDSFTGYSHAYPAGKLPVKPVENQSSHGETPVQEKSSCFATPVQTKARTKRGRTSIRVWPCGSGSLTESSSSSSLSSSSSTTTMSSSPATPWVLYPTPVHTAESPGKPLAKKPKKKQSVQGGNGPQQPRRCSHCGVQKTPQWRAGPMGAKTLCNACGVRYKSGRLLPEYRPACSPTFSSELHSNNHRKVLEMRRKKESEESGLAHPVQSF comes from the exons ATGCTTAACCAAACTCAACACCACTCTTTTTTCTCTCCTTTCAACCCTTTTCCCATTTCTTCCCTATCTCCTCATCCACCTTCTTCCTCCTCTCTTTCTATCCAG GGAATGGACTGTGTGGAGGGAGCGTTGAAAAGCAGTTTTATGCCTGAGACACCGTTGAAAATGACCCAAAACCAGGCCTATGGGGATGACTTGTTGACCACCGGTAACGGTCAAAGCGAAGACTTCTTTGTTGACGACCTTCTTGACTTTAATGGCTTTGTTGAAGGTGAAGGAGACCAAGTACAGGAAGAAGAAAATCAACGGGGAGAAGAAGATAACTCTGTTCACAAACCATTCCCTGTTTCGCCTCTGGAAAAAACAGAGGGTAAAGAAGTTGAGGTTGAAAAGGACATAGTCACCATTTCGGTTCCTGTTAAAGAAGATTTTGCTTCTCTTCCTGTTAGTGAACTCACTGTTCCG GCGGATGACTTGGATAGCCTTGAATGGTTGTCTCATTTTGTTGAAGACTCGTTTACTGGATACTCACATGCTTATCCAGCCGGAAAATTACCGGTTAAGCCAGTTGAGAACCAGTCAAGCCATGGAGAAACTCCGGTTCAAGAGAAGTCGTCCTGTTTTGCAACACCGGTTCAAACCAAAGCCAGAACCAAGCGTGGAAGGACAAGCATTCGAGTTTGGCCATGCGGTTCAGGTTCATTAACCGagtcatcttcttcttcatctttatcTTCATCTTCATCCACAACAACTATGTCTTCATCTCCTGCTACACCTTGGGTCCTTTACCCAACTCCGGTTCATACTGCCGAGTCACCAGGCAAACCGCTTGCAAAAAAACCAAAGAAAAAACAGTCTGTTCAGGGTGGAAATGGGCCACAGCAACCACGGCGGTGCAGTCATTGTGGGGTTCAGAAAACCCCACAGTGGAGAGCCGGTCCAATGGGTGCAAAAACTCTTTGTAACGCTTGTGGGGTCCGCTACAAATCGGGTCGGCTGTTACCCGAATACCGACCCGCATGCAGCCCGACGTTTTCCAGTGAGTTGCATTCGAACAATCACAGGAAAGTTTTGGAGATGCGGAGAAAGAAGGAATCAGAAGAAAGCGGTTTAGCTCACCCGGTTCAGAGTTTTTGA